The nucleotide sequence GGCTGTCGCCGCCGATGATTACTTCGCCCGGCTTAATATGTCCCTGTTCGGGAAGCAGCGCGTGGCAAACGCCCGCTTTGCCGAGCGGATAATAATTTTTAATTTTCTTGGCTCTTGCCCAGTCGTCGAGTCTTTTGTGCAGTTCCGCCGATTTGATATCCTTTGCCGGCTGGAAATGGTCTGGCGTTACGACAATTTTCTTATTGTCGAAAACCTTATCGATACCTTTTTCCTTGAGCATTGATATCGCTGCCGGCGTTGTTACATCGTGGCACATTATGCAATCGATTTTCGCATCGATTAAATCGCCCGGTTCTACATTTTTTTTACCTGCCGACGCGGCAAGTATCTTTTCCGTTATTGTCATTCCCATAGTTCAAATATTCCTAAAAAAGTTTTTTATTTAGAGGTAAGGATGTAAAGAATTAACGAAGTAAGGAAACCGGCATTGCCGTTCCCTACATCCTTGTTTCTTACTTCCCTATTTCTTTGAAACCATTCTATTTAACGCATCGACGAACGCTTTTGCCGATGCTTCTATAATATCCGTAGAAACACCTCTGCCGGTGAATCTTATTCCTTCGTTGTCGATTACTTTAACCGTCGCTTCGCCGAGTGCTTCTTTCCCGCCGGTAACGGCTTTAATCGAATACAGGTCAACCTTTGGCGATTGTCCCGTTGCGATTCTTATCGCTTCATAGGCCGCATCGACAGGTCCGTCACCACATGCCGCCGCGGTAACGACATCTGCTTTACCGTTCACTTTCATTTTCACGCTTGCTGTCGGAAGAGTTCCCGTTCCGCATGCGACGTGCAAATATTGAAGTTCATATACCTGCTCTGTTGTTCGTCTTTCATCGCCGACAAGAGCCGCGATATCTTCATCGAAGACTTCTGTCTTTTTGTCCGCGATATTGAGAAATCTCTGGTACAGCGTTTCAAGTTCAGCATCTGAAACTTCATATCCAAGCTCGGCGAGTCTGTGTTTCAGGCCGTGCCTTCCGGTTCGCGCGGTCAATACAACTGCGCTCTTGGGCTGACCGACATCTTCCGGCCGCATAATTTCATACGTCAGCGGATTTTTCAGAAAACCGTCAACGTGAATGCCGCTGCTGTGCGCGAATGCGTTTGCACCGACGATTGATTTATTCGCAGGAACAAAAATGCCGAGCATTTCGGAAACCATTCTGCTTGTCTTGTAAAGTTCCTTCGAGTTAATTCCCGTATCGCACTTGAAAAAATCTTTTCTGGTTCTAATCGCCATTACAGATTCTTCAAGCGATGCGTTGCCGGCTCGTTCGCCGACGCCGTTAATCGTGCATTCAATCTGTCTTGCGCCGTGCGCAACGCCTGCCAGCGTATTCGCGACCGACATTCCGAGATCGTCGTGGCAGTGAACGCTGAAAATAGCTTTCTTTGAGTTCGGCACATTATTAATTATGCCGGCAATCAACATTCCCCACTGTTCAGGAATCGCATAGCCGGTAGTGTCGGGGATATTAACCGTTGTCGCACCGGCGGCGATGACCGCTTCGACCATTTTGTACAGATAATCTTTGTCGGCTCTGCCGGAGTCTTCGCAGTAGAACTCGACATCGTCGGTATATTGCTTTGCGCGTTTGACGGCCTTAACGCCCATTTCGATAGCTTTAGCTTTTTTCTCTTCGAGCGTTTTGCCGTATTTGTCGTCCTTGAATTTGCTTGCGATGTGAATATCGCTGATGCCCAGGCCGGTATGTATTCTGGATTTCTTTGCTTTTTTCAGTGCCGCGCCTGCCGAGTCGATATCCTTATCGACTGCGCGTGAAAGCCCACAAATCGTCGGGCCGGTAACTTCCTGCGCGATAAGCTGCACAGCCTCGAAGTCCAGCGGCGAAGAAATCGGGAATCCCGCTTCGATAACATCAACGCCGAGCCGCGCGAGCTGGGTTGCGAGTTCTAATTTTTCGCGCACACCGAGCCTCGTGCCAGCCGCCTGTTCGCCGTCTCTTAACGTTGTATCGAATACTATTATCTTTTCTTCAGTAGACATATCTTGTCTCCTTTATAAGTCCTGTGGTCTCACAAATTGAGAATCCAAAGATTATGCAATAAAATGCTTTAAATTTCAATAAACAATAATAAATATGGGAGATAGGAGAGATTAGTGTATGCGCCTATTGGCGCAAAATAAGAGCGAGAGCGATAATCGCTGCTGAATTGAATACGATATTTGTTGTCTGGTTACTCATAAGCTACTAATTATATAACTAATATTAATAGGATACAACAGAAAAACTGATTTTTGCCATAAATTACCCATCTTTACTTGACTTTTGGTGCATATCTATATAGTATGTCTCGGCTTAAATTAATAAACATTCAATAAGCTATTGTTATCCATAGGCTGAACACAGTAAGTTATATCTCAATTTTCTTTGTGTCTCTGTGGTGAAAGGAATAAAATGTCGAAAAATGTAGCAATCGTAGGTGTAACTGGCGCGGTGGGCCAGGAGTTTATCAGAATTCTTGAACAGAGAGATTTCCCTGTTAAGTCTATAAAAATGCTCGCTTCAGCGCGCTCACTCGGCAAGACACAAAAATTTAAGGGCAAGGACTACCCTGTTGAAGAGCTGACCCAAACCTGTTTCGCAGGTATTGATATCGCACTTTTCAGCGCAGGCGCATCGCGCAGCCGTGAATTTGCAGACGCTGCCGTTAAAGCCGGTGCGGTTGTTGTTGATAACTCCAGTGCGTTCAGAATGGTTCCTGAAATTCCGCTGGTTGTGCCGGAAGTTAATCCGGAAGACATCAAAAAACACAAAGGCATTATCGCCAACCCGAACTGCTCGACGATTATCGCCAACGTTCCGATTTGGCCGCTGCACAAAGCCAATCCTATTAAAAGGATGGTTGTCAGCACTTATCAGGCCGTCAGCGGCGCAGGCCAGGCCGGTATGACCGAGCTTTTTGACCAGACAAAAGAAATTCTCGAAGGCAAAAATCCGACTATAAACAAATTCAAATATCAAATTGCGTTCAACCTCTTCAGCCACGATTCGGCTGTCGGCCCCAATGGCTACAACGAAGAAGAAATGAAGAT is from Planctomycetaceae bacterium and encodes:
- a CDS encoding aspartate-semialdehyde dehydrogenase; the protein is MSKNVAIVGVTGAVGQEFIRILEQRDFPVKSIKMLASARSLGKTQKFKGKDYPVEELTQTCFAGIDIALFSAGASRSREFADAAVKAGAVVVDNSSAFRMVPEIPLVVPEVNPEDIKKHKGIIANPNCSTIIANVPIWPLHKANPIKRMVVSTYQAVSGAGQAGMTELFDQTKEILEGKNPTINKFKYQIAFNLFSHDSAVGPNGYNEEEMKMVKETHKIFHCDDIAITCTCIRVPVPRCHCESINLEFTDSITPDDVRKLLEHAPGVSLIDDQKSNRFPMPLDAADNDDVYVGRIRQDESLPDNKGINLWVSGDQIRKGAALNAVQIAEKL
- a CDS encoding 2-isopropylmalate synthase, with the protein product MSTEEKIIVFDTTLRDGEQAAGTRLGVREKLELATQLARLGVDVIEAGFPISSPLDFEAVQLIAQEVTGPTICGLSRAVDKDIDSAGAALKKAKKSRIHTGLGISDIHIASKFKDDKYGKTLEEKKAKAIEMGVKAVKRAKQYTDDVEFYCEDSGRADKDYLYKMVEAVIAAGATTVNIPDTTGYAIPEQWGMLIAGIINNVPNSKKAIFSVHCHDDLGMSVANTLAGVAHGARQIECTINGVGERAGNASLEESVMAIRTRKDFFKCDTGINSKELYKTSRMVSEMLGIFVPANKSIVGANAFAHSSGIHVDGFLKNPLTYEIMRPEDVGQPKSAVVLTARTGRHGLKHRLAELGYEVSDAELETLYQRFLNIADKKTEVFDEDIAALVGDERRTTEQVYELQYLHVACGTGTLPTASVKMKVNGKADVVTAAACGDGPVDAAYEAIRIATGQSPKVDLYSIKAVTGGKEALGEATVKVIDNEGIRFTGRGVSTDIIEASAKAFVDALNRMVSKK